One window of Paenibacillus sp. FSL K6-3182 genomic DNA carries:
- a CDS encoding GNAT family protein encodes MIIETERLILRDFVTNDFEDIHVYASNPIVVKYMLWGPNSKEDTQSYMNMIADMQKQQPRLGYELAVVMKENNQLIGGCGIHIIKPSQGELGYCFNHNYWGSGFASEAAAALLEFGFRELNLHRIFATCRPDNIGSAKVLQKIGMKYEGHIREHMRHNEKWHDSYQYSILENEYV; translated from the coding sequence GTGATCATTGAGACGGAACGGTTAATTTTAAGAGATTTTGTGACCAATGATTTCGAAGATATACATGTGTATGCATCGAATCCGATCGTAGTGAAGTACATGTTATGGGGACCAAACTCGAAAGAGGATACACAAAGCTATATGAATATGATAGCCGATATGCAAAAGCAACAGCCTCGACTTGGTTATGAACTCGCAGTGGTCATGAAAGAGAACAATCAGTTGATCGGTGGTTGTGGAATTCACATTATCAAGCCTTCACAAGGAGAGCTTGGTTATTGCTTTAATCATAACTATTGGGGAAGTGGCTTCGCATCAGAGGCTGCGGCTGCCTTGCTTGAATTTGGATTTCGTGAGCTCAATCTTCATCGCATATTTGCAACCTGTCGCCCGGATAACATTGGATCGGCTAAAGTGCTGCAAAAAATAGGGATGAAATATGAAGGACATATTAGGGAGCATATGCGCCATAACGAGAAATGGCATGATTCCTATCAATATTCCATTTTAGAAAATGAATATGTCTAG
- a CDS encoding aspartate/glutamate racemase family protein, with amino-acid sequence MKTIGLIGGMSWESSVLYYQTINQKVKEKLGKLHSAKSIMYSVDFEEIKTLQEQGKWDEATAIMIDCAQKLELAGAEFIIICTNTMHKMAKEVEDAVSIPLLHIADATAKEIIKDGIKKIALLGTAFTMEQQFYKGRLSEKFGLDVIIPNESERKIIHDIVYEELCLGIINEQSRESYLKIINRLSEQGAEAIILGCTEITLLVSQENCSVPLYDTARIHAECAVDFSLSEEISR; translated from the coding sequence GTGAAGACAATAGGTCTGATAGGCGGCATGAGCTGGGAGTCATCTGTGCTCTATTACCAAACCATTAATCAAAAGGTAAAAGAAAAGTTAGGGAAACTTCATTCTGCAAAAAGTATCATGTATTCAGTAGATTTCGAAGAAATCAAGACTCTCCAGGAACAGGGGAAGTGGGACGAAGCAACTGCCATCATGATTGATTGTGCACAAAAACTAGAATTAGCCGGAGCAGAGTTCATTATTATTTGTACGAATACGATGCACAAAATGGCCAAAGAAGTAGAGGATGCGGTATCCATCCCACTGCTTCATATCGCAGATGCGACAGCAAAGGAAATAATTAAAGATGGAATAAAGAAGATTGCTTTGCTTGGTACGGCTTTTACAATGGAACAGCAATTTTACAAGGGAAGACTAAGCGAAAAGTTTGGGCTTGATGTCATTATTCCTAATGAGTCAGAACGAAAGATTATACATGATATCGTCTATGAAGAGCTTTGCCTTGGAATTATAAACGAACAATCCAGAGAATCATATTTAAAGATCATTAATCGTCTTAGTGAGCAGGGAGCAGAAGCTATTATTCTTGGGTGTACAGAAATAACACTGCTCGTATCGCAAGAAAATTGCAGTGTGCCTTTATATGATACAGCAAGAATTCATGCGGAGTGTGCAGTTGATTTTTCTTTAAGTGAGGAAATTTCTCGCTAA
- a CDS encoding family 43 glycosylhydrolase, giving the protein MKRVLGILLAMFVFAGTIVIPANARAADAAVDGHGLLGEFFKCEKNPNNREDITIFNFNDFRGERAVSNLNGDSFASIFNQLSGTPDFNTARFTGTIVPKYTENYTFHMVGDDGFRLWVNGALIIDFWQQAWEKPQVSTSISLDAGKHYDIKVEYLQGWGGTWLKMEWESASQSREVVPESALYLPTDRVLTTKKADLTAEIQKIDYLTENFADKVAESVVNNLSAAKITAAELLATIDDKEISDLDKVGLLDDAIKSVSIARSDFMKEMGVTSSSVSDKFNNPLYQGQDPFVTYKDGFYYFVSSSNLDSNNKVYVSKSRTLLDQGEKIMVFDSQGTQTRIFAPELFFFDGKWYIYYCADLKEFDYKHMATVLESVTDDPQGAYVDKGAIYAGENGVYKQANDFTVFDYKGQLYAVWGTLGSGEPIGPAIAPMDNPYTITADRSFLPGGGGEGPRVLQKDGKVFITMSEGDYASNGYRLSYFMNTDGDFLNPDSWTRTNDVFVATDDVSGPARAGFVKSADGKEDWMIYHSRVYQDTGRNWWRQVNIQKFGWNADGTPHFGVPISPYEWQDLPSGDLGLGDMYQAEDAILYGEITKDNSHVNYQGTGYINLPKKAGAEASFVVNAAEDGDYIVGVRYAYGVQVDGESTNNPTTQLPARANINVYVNGIQVKTIGPDKTAISWDEWFTASERLRLKAGKNVISYRIDNGSIGNVNLDFLTMYKADVPNLNPPVENKLTGTLTGASHLSLGESLEVNYGLTHVSTKSEDAIYAQDLTFDYDADKLAFVSAESIKNGLIVIDSKTDVPGQIRILLASEGADHAVIADGELLKLHWKAIKESPNTSITLSQAKLANSAGVETTLAPVTHNVKVTSTNELNKEALNALIAQSEAAVQAAVEGSSPGQYPVGSKAALQAAINTAKAAADKAVNQAEIDQAVTALNQALQAFKNAVHVPTSGDTNSDGKVTVGDLGIAAASYGKNSTSPDWNAIKKADINHDGVIDIVDLAFIAKTIVQ; this is encoded by the coding sequence ATGAAAAGAGTACTAGGAATACTTTTGGCTATGTTTGTTTTTGCAGGCACGATTGTTATACCCGCAAATGCTCGTGCTGCTGATGCAGCTGTGGACGGTCACGGATTGCTGGGCGAGTTTTTTAAATGTGAAAAGAACCCTAACAATCGTGAAGATATTACTATTTTTAATTTTAATGATTTTCGAGGAGAAAGAGCGGTCTCCAATCTAAATGGCGATTCTTTTGCAAGCATCTTCAATCAGCTCTCCGGAACACCCGATTTTAATACAGCACGTTTCACAGGTACAATCGTTCCAAAATATACAGAAAACTACACCTTCCATATGGTTGGTGATGATGGTTTCAGACTATGGGTTAATGGAGCATTAATCATTGACTTCTGGCAGCAGGCATGGGAAAAACCACAAGTTAGCACCTCCATTTCATTGGATGCAGGCAAGCATTACGATATTAAAGTTGAATACTTGCAAGGCTGGGGAGGCACTTGGCTTAAGATGGAATGGGAAAGCGCTAGCCAAAGCAGAGAGGTCGTGCCTGAATCAGCACTTTATTTGCCTACAGATCGTGTGCTCACGACTAAAAAAGCTGATTTGACCGCAGAAATTCAAAAGATAGATTATTTAACAGAAAACTTTGCAGACAAAGTAGCAGAAAGCGTAGTAAACAACTTAAGCGCTGCAAAAATAACTGCGGCAGAGCTACTTGCCACTATTGATGACAAAGAAATTAGTGATTTAGATAAGGTTGGTTTGCTTGATGATGCCATTAAGAGCGTATCGATTGCCCGTTCTGACTTTATGAAAGAGATGGGAGTTACTAGCTCCTCCGTATCTGATAAATTTAACAACCCGCTGTATCAAGGACAGGACCCCTTTGTCACGTACAAAGATGGTTTTTATTACTTTGTTTCTTCAAGCAATTTAGACTCCAACAATAAAGTTTATGTATCCAAGTCTCGTACCCTGTTAGACCAAGGCGAAAAAATTATGGTATTCGATTCCCAAGGAACACAAACTCGGATTTTTGCACCTGAGCTCTTCTTCTTTGATGGCAAATGGTATATCTATTATTGTGCTGACTTAAAAGAGTTTGATTACAAGCATATGGCAACGGTTCTGGAATCTGTGACAGACGACCCGCAAGGAGCGTACGTTGATAAAGGTGCCATTTATGCAGGTGAAAACGGCGTTTATAAACAAGCCAATGATTTCACGGTCTTCGACTACAAAGGACAACTATATGCGGTTTGGGGCACTTTAGGCTCCGGCGAACCTATTGGCCCGGCAATTGCGCCAATGGATAACCCCTATACAATTACAGCAGACCGCTCCTTCCTGCCAGGAGGCGGCGGAGAAGGCCCTCGTGTATTGCAAAAGGATGGGAAAGTGTTTATTACCATGTCCGAAGGTGATTATGCATCAAATGGCTATCGTTTATCTTATTTTATGAATACCGATGGCGATTTTTTGAACCCAGATTCTTGGACGCGTACAAATGATGTTTTCGTTGCTACAGATGATGTATCCGGCCCTGCCAGAGCAGGTTTTGTCAAATCGGCAGATGGCAAGGAAGATTGGATGATTTATCATTCGCGCGTATATCAAGATACTGGGCGAAACTGGTGGCGGCAGGTCAATATTCAAAAATTTGGCTGGAATGCAGATGGAACACCGCATTTCGGTGTACCTATATCGCCATATGAATGGCAGGACTTGCCTTCTGGTGATTTAGGACTCGGAGATATGTATCAAGCTGAAGATGCTATTCTTTATGGTGAGATTACAAAAGACAACAGCCATGTAAATTATCAAGGAACGGGTTATATTAACCTACCCAAAAAAGCTGGTGCAGAAGCCAGTTTTGTAGTGAATGCGGCTGAAGATGGTGATTACATCGTGGGTGTTAGATACGCTTATGGCGTTCAGGTCGATGGTGAATCCACAAATAATCCTACGACGCAGCTGCCGGCAAGAGCAAACATCAATGTATATGTAAATGGCATACAAGTAAAAACGATAGGCCCAGATAAAACGGCGATCAGCTGGGATGAATGGTTTACCGCTTCTGAGCGTTTACGCTTAAAGGCTGGCAAAAATGTGATCAGCTATCGTATTGATAATGGTTCGATTGGCAATGTGAATTTGGACTTTTTGACGATGTATAAGGCCGATGTTCCTAACCTCAATCCCCCTGTTGAAAACAAATTAACGGGGACACTTACAGGTGCTTCACACCTTTCATTAGGCGAAAGCCTCGAAGTAAATTACGGGTTAACGCATGTGTCGACTAAATCGGAGGATGCCATTTATGCTCAGGATCTCACATTTGATTATGATGCCGACAAGCTCGCATTTGTTTCGGCGGAGTCCATAAAGAATGGTCTTATCGTTATTGATTCTAAAACGGACGTTCCCGGACAAATTCGGATTTTGCTTGCTAGTGAAGGTGCAGATCATGCTGTCATCGCCGATGGAGAATTGCTTAAATTACACTGGAAAGCGATTAAAGAGTCACCTAATACGAGTATTACACTCTCGCAAGCGAAGCTTGCCAATTCAGCAGGCGTGGAGACCACACTTGCTCCTGTCACGCATAATGTTAAAGTCACGAGCACGAATGAGCTGAACAAAGAAGCTTTGAATGCCTTAATTGCACAATCAGAGGCAGCCGTTCAAGCAGCTGTAGAAGGCAGTTCGCCAGGACAATACCCTGTTGGTTCCAAAGCCGCTTTGCAAGCAGCGATTAATACTGCCAAAGCAGCAGCCGATAAAGCTGTAAACCAAGCGGAAATTGATCAAGCGGTTACCGCCTTGAATCAAGCACTCCAAGCATTTAAAAACGCAGTCCATGTCCCAACATCAGGAGACACGAATTCAGATGGAAAAGTGACCGTTGGTGATCTTGGTATTGCAGCAGCCAGCTATGGCAAAAATTCAACTAGCCCTGATTGGAATGCGATCAAAAAAGCAGATATCAACCATGATGGCGTCATCGATATTGTTGATCTGGCCTTTATTGCAAAAACGATTGTACAATAA
- a CDS encoding LysR family transcriptional regulator produces the protein MSINKYEVFMKVVEQGSLTKAADLLGFTQSGVSHMIKSLEIELGFALLLRGRSGIKLTANGEQMLKPIREILNWNEQLKQVVSSIHGLEAGTIRIGTFTSVSVHWLPGMIKQFQKEYPTIEIKLMEGDYQEIESWIEEGQIDCGFISIPTRGTFEVIPLKKDRMLAILPLDHPLSELSYLPLAKLENEPFIISSEGSDYDVRRVLDHASIKPNIKFSLGDDFAIIAMVENGLGVSILPELVLQGRDHKVCVMELEERSYRSLGIAVQSMKNASPSARRFVNYVQQWLENWEQ, from the coding sequence ATGAGTATTAATAAATACGAAGTTTTCATGAAAGTAGTTGAACAAGGGAGTCTGACAAAAGCTGCTGATCTGCTAGGATTCACGCAATCGGGCGTAAGTCATATGATCAAAAGCTTGGAAATAGAATTGGGTTTCGCCCTCCTGCTCCGAGGACGGTCGGGGATAAAATTAACGGCAAATGGAGAGCAGATGTTAAAGCCAATTCGTGAAATATTAAACTGGAACGAACAATTGAAGCAGGTAGTGTCATCGATTCATGGTTTGGAGGCAGGTACAATCCGTATAGGCACCTTCACCAGCGTATCCGTTCATTGGCTTCCTGGCATGATTAAGCAGTTTCAAAAAGAGTATCCGACCATTGAGATTAAACTGATGGAAGGCGACTATCAGGAAATAGAAAGCTGGATTGAAGAAGGTCAAATTGACTGTGGCTTCATATCTATTCCAACTCGCGGCACATTTGAGGTTATTCCTCTAAAGAAGGACCGAATGCTGGCTATTTTACCGCTGGATCATCCTCTAAGTGAGCTGTCCTATTTGCCTTTAGCCAAACTCGAAAATGAACCGTTCATCATTTCAAGTGAAGGTTCTGATTATGATGTCAGACGGGTTCTGGATCATGCGTCGATTAAACCCAATATTAAGTTTTCGTTAGGGGATGATTTTGCGATTATTGCCATGGTGGAGAATGGGCTTGGCGTCAGTATCCTGCCTGAGCTTGTTCTTCAAGGGCGCGACCATAAGGTGTGCGTGATGGAACTCGAGGAGCGCAGTTACCGTTCACTCGGAATTGCCGTCCAGTCCATGAAAAATGCATCACCTTCCGCAAGGCGATTCGTAAATTATGTCCAGCAATGGTTGGAGAATTGGGAGCAATAA
- a CDS encoding serine hydrolase, translating to MMERTTLHLPRSQPEAQGIPSAAVIAFLNTVKEKKLELHSLMLLRHGQVVAEGWWKPYASDIPHMLFSLSKSFTSTAMGLAAAEGKLSLNDAVVSFFPEDVPAEMNSNLAAMEIRHLLMMGTGHDQDTTSKLQQCEDGNWVKAFLDAPVEHAPGTHFVYNSGATYMLAAILQKVTGQTLLEYLQPRLFEPLGIEGATWESCPRGIHVGGWGLNITTEDIAKFGQLYLQKGVWNEQRLLQEDWVDEATSAQISNGEGGVSDWAQGYGYQFWRCRHGVYRGDGAFGQFCIVMPEQNAVLAMTSGTNDLQGVLDVVWDHLLPAMESSSLPANQDAHSKLADELQQLALPLPQLPPDSPLETIIDGIEYTLEDNEPLWKSISISFEANKAVVLLSKEDVEYTIKLGRGAWVEGTTPLFQGEYQRFVGSFAWEQENTLQLTLRLIETPFSIHVHILFDGDNVVLSQNSNVLTEKSEIRGRKTDVK from the coding sequence ATGATGGAACGGACTACTCTTCATTTACCCAGAAGTCAGCCGGAAGCACAAGGAATACCCTCCGCTGCTGTAATTGCCTTTTTAAATACTGTAAAAGAAAAAAAGCTGGAACTGCATAGTCTTATGCTGCTTAGACATGGACAGGTAGTAGCAGAGGGATGGTGGAAGCCTTATGCATCAGATATTCCTCATATGCTGTTCTCGCTTAGCAAGAGCTTTACCTCAACTGCCATGGGTCTCGCTGCTGCTGAAGGGAAATTGTCGTTAAACGATGCGGTTGTATCGTTCTTTCCGGAGGATGTTCCAGCCGAGATGAATTCTAATTTAGCTGCGATGGAAATCCGTCATTTGCTGATGATGGGAACAGGCCATGATCAGGACACAACAAGTAAGCTGCAGCAGTGTGAAGATGGAAATTGGGTCAAGGCGTTTCTGGATGCTCCTGTTGAGCATGCACCTGGTACACATTTTGTTTATAACAGTGGGGCTACATATATGCTGGCAGCTATACTGCAGAAGGTGACTGGTCAAACGCTTCTTGAATATTTGCAGCCGCGATTGTTTGAACCGCTTGGCATTGAAGGTGCGACATGGGAATCTTGTCCTCGGGGAATCCATGTTGGCGGGTGGGGGCTAAACATTACCACGGAGGATATTGCTAAGTTTGGTCAGCTATATTTGCAGAAAGGCGTGTGGAATGAACAGCGTCTGCTACAGGAAGATTGGGTTGATGAAGCGACGTCAGCACAAATATCCAATGGAGAAGGTGGAGTGAGTGACTGGGCACAGGGTTATGGCTACCAGTTCTGGCGATGTCGGCACGGAGTGTACCGCGGTGACGGTGCATTCGGTCAATTTTGTATCGTAATGCCCGAGCAGAATGCGGTGCTGGCAATGACAAGCGGTACAAATGATTTGCAAGGTGTCCTGGATGTGGTATGGGATCACTTGCTCCCAGCAATGGAATCTTCGTCACTTCCTGCAAATCAGGATGCACATTCGAAGCTTGCGGATGAATTGCAGCAGCTAGCGCTGCCGCTGCCGCAGCTGCCGCCGGATTCACCATTGGAAACCATCATTGACGGCATTGAATATACGCTGGAAGACAACGAACCGCTTTGGAAAAGCATTTCTATATCCTTCGAGGCTAATAAAGCTGTCGTCCTTCTGAGCAAGGAGGATGTTGAATATACGATTAAGCTTGGTCGAGGTGCATGGGTAGAGGGAACGACGCCTCTGTTTCAGGGAGAATATCAACGCTTCGTTGGCAGCTTTGCTTGGGAGCAGGAAAACACGCTTCAGCTGACCTTGAGGTTAATCGAAACGCCTTTCTCTATTCATGTCCACATTTTATTTGATGGTGACAACGTTGTATTAAGTCAAAACTCAAATGTATTAACTGAAAAGTCTGAAATTCGTGGACGGAAAACGGATGTGAAATAG
- a CDS encoding DMT family transporter — protein sequence MKPLKADFLILMITLCWGSSYIFMKLGLNSIEEFNLIALRCGFAFLLSAALFHKSLRHTDLKTLKYAALLGLLLFGVFTGIMFGLKTTTTSNAGFLISLTVIFVPLIYVTVFKKKLKLSLVIGVCLAIIGIGFLTLNSELRIYPGDFLCIMGALLYAIHILITDSAAKTTNTLNLGILQLGFAGAYGLFFSFLFETPKLPHTSEGWVAVLVLSIVCSAFGYVVQPLAQKYTTPIRTGLIFSLEPLFAALFGFVFINEILPFKGYIGAALVLLGVLVSGWHGSNKKQKQLAVS from the coding sequence TTGAAGCCGCTGAAAGCCGATTTTCTTATTTTAATGATTACGTTATGTTGGGGTTCATCCTATATTTTTATGAAGCTGGGACTAAATTCGATTGAAGAATTTAATTTGATTGCTCTTCGCTGCGGGTTTGCGTTTCTTTTATCGGCCGCCCTCTTCCACAAAAGCTTGCGTCATACCGACCTGAAAACGTTAAAATATGCAGCATTACTTGGATTATTATTATTTGGTGTATTTACAGGCATTATGTTTGGTCTAAAAACGACCACAACTTCTAACGCCGGATTTTTAATTAGCTTAACCGTTATATTTGTCCCTTTAATTTATGTCACCGTGTTCAAGAAAAAACTTAAGCTTAGCCTCGTCATTGGGGTTTGCCTTGCTATTATAGGTATTGGATTTCTTACATTAAACAGCGAGCTGAGAATATATCCGGGAGATTTCTTATGTATTATGGGGGCCCTATTGTATGCCATACATATTCTAATTACCGATTCTGCGGCGAAAACAACGAATACGTTGAACTTAGGCATTTTACAATTGGGATTCGCAGGTGCCTATGGTTTGTTCTTCTCTTTTCTATTCGAAACGCCCAAACTTCCTCATACATCAGAAGGATGGGTAGCCGTACTCGTATTAAGTATCGTGTGCAGTGCATTTGGCTATGTGGTTCAGCCTTTGGCTCAGAAATATACGACTCCTATCCGAACCGGGCTTATTTTTTCGCTCGAACCGCTGTTTGCAGCTTTGTTCGGGTTTGTGTTCATCAATGAAATATTGCCATTCAAAGGTTATATCGGCGCAGCGCTTGTATTACTCGGTGTTCTCGTATCCGGATGGCACGGTAGCAATAAGAAACAGAAGCAGCTAGCTGTTTCATGA
- a CDS encoding phytanoyl-CoA dioxygenase family protein gives MLNDKRVLTEKQIIFYRENGFVQVDNVLSEDELQELRTYLEEAMSDTTGRSIQTDQAGGSYFKVLNQRVNTWRDHGGMARFVLGNRFADMGKQLTGFEGIRLFHDHALLKMPNDSKPTPWHQDWPYWPMQESGAFSIWIALDDVDENNGCMMFVPKSQKIKNLKSIDLVAPSDIFADAGAQDVDRNTAVVVRMKAGSCTFHDGLTFHYANANHTDKPRRALAIIFMPDGTIFSGKPHSCTEGLGLAAGDSIQGGLFPKLA, from the coding sequence ATGTTGAATGATAAGAGGGTTTTGACTGAAAAGCAAATCATTTTTTATCGGGAAAACGGTTTTGTTCAAGTGGATAATGTGCTTTCCGAGGACGAGCTGCAAGAACTGAGGACGTATTTGGAAGAAGCAATGAGTGATACTACAGGGCGTTCCATTCAGACGGACCAAGCTGGCGGCTCTTACTTCAAAGTGCTGAATCAGCGTGTAAACACTTGGAGAGATCATGGCGGAATGGCCCGGTTCGTGTTAGGCAATCGTTTTGCAGATATGGGCAAGCAGCTTACTGGATTTGAAGGAATCCGTTTATTTCATGATCATGCCCTCTTGAAAATGCCGAATGATTCCAAGCCAACGCCTTGGCATCAAGATTGGCCATATTGGCCGATGCAGGAAAGCGGAGCATTCTCTATTTGGATCGCATTGGATGATGTGGATGAGAACAACGGCTGTATGATGTTTGTTCCAAAATCGCAAAAAATAAAAAATTTAAAAAGCATCGACTTAGTTGCTCCAAGTGATATATTTGCCGATGCAGGAGCTCAAGACGTGGATAGAAACACTGCGGTGGTCGTGCGTATGAAAGCCGGAAGCTGTACCTTTCATGACGGGTTGACGTTCCATTATGCGAATGCCAATCATACCGATAAACCGCGGCGCGCGCTTGCTATTATTTTCATGCCGGATGGCACAATATTTAGCGGAAAGCCGCACAGCTGTACGGAAGGATTGGGTCTAGCAGCAGGAGACAGCATACAAGGCGGATTGTTCCCGAAACTAGCATAA
- a CDS encoding nuclear transport factor 2 family protein, giving the protein MVSEEDKAIINHYVAAYNSLDVAGMVKFLHNDIIFRNVSNGEINTETRGIQEFIQLAEKSSKMFSSRCQTIMSYHAVEDKVEVQIDYEGTLAVDLPNGLGAGDKIQLKGKSIFGLVDGKIFMIEDYS; this is encoded by the coding sequence ATGGTTAGTGAAGAGGATAAAGCAATCATTAATCATTATGTTGCTGCTTATAATTCATTAGATGTAGCGGGAATGGTTAAGTTTTTGCATAACGATATTATATTCAGGAATGTTTCCAATGGCGAAATTAACACTGAAACCAGAGGTATACAAGAGTTTATACAATTGGCGGAAAAATCCTCAAAGATGTTCTCTAGCCGCTGTCAGACAATCATGAGCTATCATGCTGTAGAGGACAAAGTAGAAGTGCAGATTGATTATGAAGGAACACTTGCTGTTGATTTGCCTAACGGATTAGGCGCGGGAGACAAAATACAGTTAAAAGGGAAATCAATATTTGGGCTGGTAGACGGAAAAATTTTTATGATAGAAGATTATAGTTGA
- a CDS encoding DUF4180 domain-containing protein has translation MEIEIDQKGNSKVAIIESTEIVVSDVQGALDLMATVNYTDGCHKLLIHKANITEEFFDLKTKLAGEILQKYTNYHIKIAIVGDFDGYESKSLKDFIYECNKGKQVFFLKDKQAALDALHNVN, from the coding sequence ATGGAAATAGAAATTGATCAGAAGGGGAATTCCAAAGTTGCGATTATAGAGAGCACAGAAATTGTAGTAAGCGACGTGCAAGGGGCACTGGACTTGATGGCAACAGTGAATTATACAGATGGCTGCCATAAACTATTGATCCATAAAGCGAATATAACAGAGGAATTTTTTGATTTAAAAACAAAGCTTGCCGGGGAGATTTTGCAAAAGTACACAAATTATCACATTAAAATCGCAATCGTTGGAGATTTTGATGGTTATGAAAGCAAAAGCTTGAAGGATTTTATTTATGAATGCAATAAAGGCAAGCAGGTTTTCTTTTTAAAAGATAAACAAGCTGCACTCGACGCACTGCACAATGTAAATTAA
- a CDS encoding AraC family transcriptional regulator codes for MSILNGNAFFEDREFPFFIQRYQIKKGEVIPAHTHDFVELVYVAKGGALHEMADQRYPLATGDVFVIEPQTYHGYFNTDGEETIVYNLLFEKQLLQKELGVLLQIPAFINFFYLAPFLRKNASFVPHISLNEHQRGQLEFLLQKIHKEFYEKPVGYQLVIKTNWIECLVLLSRYQDNNENNNNSPLPKEEWMSSILHFLEQNYRQPLSLNQLSQTCGMSVSSFTAKFKKATGMSLMDYKHSLQVRHACELLKDHRNKVIHVAYSSGFQDVSFFNRIFRKHMSMTPRQFRNGL; via the coding sequence TTGTCTATTCTAAATGGAAATGCATTTTTCGAGGACAGAGAGTTTCCTTTTTTTATACAGCGCTATCAAATTAAAAAAGGTGAGGTCATTCCTGCGCATACACATGATTTTGTTGAGCTTGTGTATGTGGCTAAGGGCGGAGCGCTGCATGAAATGGCCGATCAACGATATCCGCTTGCAACCGGTGATGTATTCGTAATCGAGCCACAAACCTATCATGGCTACTTTAACACCGATGGAGAAGAAACCATCGTATATAATCTCCTATTTGAGAAGCAACTGCTTCAGAAGGAATTGGGCGTCCTGCTGCAAATACCCGCCTTCATCAATTTCTTCTATCTCGCTCCTTTTCTAAGAAAAAACGCCTCTTTTGTACCGCATATTTCATTGAACGAGCATCAGCGGGGGCAATTGGAATTTCTTCTCCAAAAAATTCACAAGGAGTTTTATGAAAAGCCGGTAGGTTATCAGCTCGTCATAAAAACAAATTGGATCGAGTGTTTGGTGTTGTTAAGTCGTTATCAGGATAACAATGAGAACAATAATAATAGTCCGCTGCCGAAAGAGGAATGGATGAGTTCTATTTTGCATTTCTTAGAACAAAATTATCGACAGCCGTTATCGTTGAATCAGCTATCCCAAACCTGCGGCATGAGCGTGTCTTCCTTCACGGCAAAATTTAAGAAAGCGACAGGCATGAGCCTCATGGACTACAAGCACTCCCTTCAAGTCAGGCATGCTTGCGAATTATTGAAGGATCACCGCAATAAGGTTATACATGTCGCATATAGTTCCGGATTTCAAGATGTCAGCTTCTTCAATCGGATTTTTCGCAAACACATGAGTATGACGCCAAGACAATTCCGCAATGGATTGTAG